A section of the Cryobacterium soli genome encodes:
- a CDS encoding YqjF family protein, with product MSAAGMGEAWPVSAVAPPLAGRATASQRWSHLAFLHWRVDAAVVAPLLPAGLRPDEFGGSSWVGLIPFVLDRATVFGSPPVPYFGNFVEVNVRLYAVDEKGRRGVVFVSLEASRLAAVLAARALFSIPYMWSRTRLQVTAGDFHYSSTRHFAAGAHSDIVIRPTTTPVVGDPVADFLTARWALFTRVRGRTVHLRNHHEPWTLFTAELVSLDDSLLATAGFPGLAGSRPPDSVLYSPGVTTWFGTRG from the coding sequence ATGAGCGCAGCCGGTATGGGCGAGGCCTGGCCGGTCTCCGCCGTGGCGCCCCCTCTGGCCGGCCGGGCGACGGCCAGCCAGCGGTGGTCCCACCTCGCCTTCCTGCACTGGCGGGTGGATGCCGCGGTGGTCGCGCCGCTCCTCCCTGCCGGGCTCCGGCCCGATGAGTTCGGCGGCTCGAGCTGGGTGGGTTTGATCCCGTTCGTGCTCGACCGGGCCACGGTGTTCGGCAGCCCGCCCGTGCCGTACTTCGGCAACTTCGTCGAGGTCAACGTGAGACTGTACGCCGTGGATGAGAAGGGCCGACGTGGCGTCGTCTTCGTCTCCCTCGAGGCGTCCAGGCTTGCGGCGGTGTTAGCGGCGCGTGCGCTGTTCTCGATTCCCTACATGTGGTCACGCACCCGGCTACAGGTCACGGCGGGAGACTTCCACTATTCGTCGACCCGCCACTTCGCGGCAGGCGCGCACAGCGACATCGTGATCCGGCCCACCACGACACCCGTGGTGGGCGATCCCGTCGCCGACTTCCTCACGGCCCGCTGGGCCTTGTTCACCCGCGTGCGCGGCCGCACCGTACACCTCCGCAACCACCACGAACCCTGGACGCTCTTCACGGCTGAGCTCGTCTCGCTGGACGACTCGCTGCTGGCCACGGCAGGCTTCCCGGGACTGGCCGGCAGCCGGCCGCCGGACTCCGTGCTCTATTCGCCGGGTGTCACCACCTGGTTCGGCACCCGCGGCTAG
- a CDS encoding class I SAM-dependent methyltransferase yields the protein MSEEFGQEYWDTRYGSTDGVWSGLANPVLMTETLALPAGRALDVGCGEGADAIWLASRGWQVTGVDFSGVALARAAERARQTSDDPASAHNSATGGTIADRLMWDQHDLTEWAPPAASFDLVTAQYMHLPSSARTGLFARLADAVAPGGTLLIVGHDVSEVHTTVHRMPDPDLFFTAPELAATLDTRRWRIEIAETRPRVTQDPVGTAVTVADAVLKASRR from the coding sequence ATGAGCGAAGAATTCGGCCAGGAGTACTGGGACACGCGCTACGGCAGCACGGACGGGGTCTGGAGCGGCCTGGCCAACCCGGTGCTGATGACCGAGACTCTGGCCCTGCCGGCCGGACGAGCGCTGGATGTCGGCTGCGGCGAGGGTGCGGATGCCATCTGGCTGGCCTCCAGGGGGTGGCAGGTCACGGGCGTGGACTTCTCCGGTGTCGCCCTGGCGCGAGCCGCGGAGCGCGCCAGGCAGACCAGCGACGATCCGGCATCCGCACACAACTCGGCCACCGGAGGCACGATCGCCGACCGCTTGATGTGGGACCAGCACGACCTCACCGAGTGGGCGCCCCCGGCCGCTTCCTTCGATCTGGTGACCGCGCAATACATGCACCTGCCCTCCTCGGCGCGCACGGGCCTGTTCGCTCGGCTCGCCGACGCCGTGGCGCCCGGCGGGACGTTGCTGATCGTCGGCCATGACGTGTCCGAGGTGCACACCACGGTGCACCGGATGCCCGACCCCGACCTGTTCTTCACCGCGCCGGAGCTCGCCGCCACTCTGGACACGCGTCGGTGGCGGATCGAGATCGCCGAAACGCGGCCACGAGTGACCCAGGACCCGGTCGGCACGGCGGTCACCGTCGCCGACGCCGTGCTCAAGGCCTCGCGCCGGTGA
- a CDS encoding NAD(P)/FAD-dependent oxidoreductase produces the protein MTRPERAQASPDTSPHAANPALPDPAAAGSEHTKVYDVVIVGGGAAGLSAAVVLVRARRSVLVIDAGEPRNAPAQGVHGFLTRDGLSPAELVRLGRAEAQSYGARFLSGRAAEARRTDAGLEVVLEDGTRATGRRLLVATGLIDALPEVPGLHERWGIDVLHCPYCHGWEVRDQAIGILGTSPRSVHQALLFRQWSDNVTLFLHTEMLDAAGDLSTDHGPTEAEWEQLAARGIGVAIGPVDALEVTDDALTGVRLASGHSIPIQALVVATGLNARAGFLDGLGVQATAHPLGVGTHLDSDETGRVRSGGRVVPGLWTAGNATNPMAQVMVAAAAGISVAAAINAHLIGEEIETAVAAYRHPFSVAAEADNARRLLGDRRHGLPIDVPDDSGATSKSGTTRETVATEEMGLTR, from the coding sequence ATGACCAGACCTGAACGCGCACAAGCCTCCCCCGACACCTCCCCCCACGCCGCCAATCCTGCCCTGCCAGACCCGGCGGCGGCCGGTTCAGAGCACACGAAGGTCTACGACGTCGTGATCGTCGGCGGGGGCGCTGCTGGCCTCAGCGCCGCTGTGGTGCTGGTCCGCGCCCGCCGCTCTGTGCTCGTCATCGATGCCGGTGAACCACGCAACGCACCCGCTCAGGGCGTGCACGGCTTCCTCACCCGGGACGGGCTCAGCCCTGCTGAGTTGGTGCGCCTCGGTCGCGCCGAGGCGCAGTCCTATGGTGCGCGGTTCCTCAGCGGTCGGGCCGCTGAAGCCCGGCGCACCGACGCCGGCCTGGAGGTCGTGCTCGAGGACGGCACCCGGGCGACCGGGCGCCGCCTCCTGGTCGCAACCGGGCTCATCGATGCCCTGCCCGAGGTGCCCGGCCTGCACGAACGTTGGGGCATCGATGTGCTGCACTGCCCCTACTGCCACGGCTGGGAGGTCCGGGATCAGGCCATCGGCATCCTGGGCACCAGCCCCAGGTCCGTACACCAGGCGCTCCTGTTCCGCCAGTGGAGCGACAACGTCACCCTGTTCCTCCACACCGAGATGCTCGACGCCGCCGGGGACCTCTCCACCGATCATGGGCCGACGGAAGCCGAGTGGGAGCAGCTTGCGGCTCGCGGAATCGGGGTGGCGATCGGACCGGTGGACGCCCTGGAGGTGACCGATGACGCCCTGACCGGGGTCCGTTTGGCCAGTGGGCACTCGATACCGATTCAGGCCCTCGTCGTTGCTACGGGCCTCAACGCCCGTGCCGGGTTCCTCGACGGTCTGGGGGTGCAGGCCACGGCGCATCCGCTCGGCGTCGGCACCCACCTCGACTCGGACGAGACCGGACGGGTGCGCAGCGGCGGCCGCGTGGTGCCCGGTCTCTGGACGGCGGGAAACGCCACCAACCCCATGGCACAGGTGATGGTCGCCGCCGCCGCGGGAATCTCCGTGGCCGCTGCCATCAATGCGCACCTAATCGGTGAAGAGATAGAGACCGCCGTGGCGGCCTATCGGCATCCGTTCTCGGTTGCTGCCGAAGCCGACAACGCGCGGAGGCTGCTCGGCGACCGCCGCCACGGACTCCCGATCGACGTGCCGGATGATTCAGGCGCGACGTCAAAGTCAGGCACCACACGTGAAACAGTCGCGACAGAAGAGATGGGACTCACCCGATGA
- a CDS encoding antibiotic biosynthesis monooxygenase family protein has translation MIREHAVLPVLAGREAEFLLAFRTARPLIESMPGFRALSLSRSVECPTSFLLLVDWDRLEDHTEGFRGSPEYTRWKALLHPFYEPFPEVRHFVEIG, from the coding sequence ATGATCAGAGAACACGCTGTGCTTCCCGTACTGGCCGGCCGCGAGGCGGAATTCCTGCTGGCATTCCGCACAGCACGGCCACTCATCGAGTCGATGCCCGGATTCCGGGCGCTCAGCCTGTCGAGGTCTGTGGAGTGCCCGACGTCTTTCCTGCTCCTCGTGGATTGGGACCGGCTGGAGGACCACACCGAAGGCTTCCGTGGGTCCCCCGAGTACACCCGTTGGAAGGCGCTCCTGCACCCGTTCTACGAGCCGTTCCCCGAGGTGCGGCACTTCGTGGAGATCGGCTGA
- the glpX gene encoding class II fructose-bisphosphatase: MNTPAAAAAGDTRASTVLGADHYSDELVFAVRAATEAAAHAAGAWFGRGDKNAADAAAVAAMREVLLPAPFAGVVVIGEGEKDEAPMLANGEELGSGRGPACDIAVDPLDGTRLVQEGLPGSVSVIALAPRGTLFDPTDVFYMDKLISSAAARGVLDLRASPADNVVRLAAALGKPVHDITVAVLDKPRHRALIAELRMVGACVRLAGEGDVSTAVTAATPGSDIDIVMGIGGTPEGVLTACAVRALGGFMEGRLAPQGDVQVRTALAAGHDLTRVLSLDDLVSTDRVLFASSPIR; encoded by the coding sequence ATGAACACCCCAGCAGCAGCAGCAGCAGGCGACACCAGGGCGAGCACCGTGCTCGGCGCCGACCACTACTCCGACGAACTCGTCTTCGCCGTGCGGGCGGCGACGGAGGCGGCGGCGCACGCAGCCGGGGCCTGGTTCGGACGTGGGGACAAGAACGCGGCCGATGCGGCAGCCGTCGCAGCGATGCGTGAGGTTCTCCTCCCGGCCCCCTTCGCCGGAGTCGTCGTGATCGGCGAGGGCGAAAAAGACGAAGCTCCGATGCTGGCCAATGGCGAAGAACTCGGATCCGGCCGGGGACCGGCTTGCGACATCGCCGTCGACCCGCTCGACGGCACCCGGTTGGTGCAGGAGGGCCTGCCCGGGTCGGTGAGCGTGATCGCCCTGGCCCCGCGTGGCACCCTCTTCGACCCCACTGATGTCTTCTATATGGACAAACTGATCTCCTCGGCGGCGGCGCGCGGAGTGTTGGACCTGAGAGCGAGCCCGGCAGACAACGTCGTGCGCTTGGCAGCAGCCCTGGGAAAGCCGGTGCACGACATCACCGTGGCCGTCCTCGACAAGCCGCGGCATCGAGCGCTGATCGCCGAGCTGCGGATGGTGGGCGCCTGCGTCCGGCTCGCGGGGGAGGGGGACGTGTCTACGGCGGTCACCGCGGCAACGCCCGGCAGTGACATCGACATCGTGATGGGTATCGGGGGAACACCCGAGGGCGTGCTGACGGCCTGCGCCGTCCGGGCGCTGGGCGGGTTCATGGAGGGCCGACTGGCACCCCAAGGCGACGTACAGGTGCGCACCGCGCTGGCCGCTGGCCACGACCTGACGCGGGTTCTCTCGCTCGACGACCTGGTTTCCACCGACCGAGTGCTCTTCGCATCCTCGCCGATCCGGTAG
- a CDS encoding RNA polymerase sigma factor produces the protein MSEQAGTVADSEPSPHSDLPAPGTSSSRSDVILFARVQHGDRRAFQELFRRHQRAVYWAAFSVLRSRPDSEEALQDAFLTLWNKRLGVDLVGESVLPWLVTTARYVALNRRRAEIRRPRDSLDDRAELADPAPSPESAAIADEARRHIQEIMAALPEVDRRILELCLLDDLSYGQAAHRLGITHATLRNRLSRLKVRLRAELTLLKGEPHHAAQ, from the coding sequence GTGAGTGAGCAGGCCGGTACCGTCGCGGACTCAGAACCGTCGCCCCACTCTGACCTGCCTGCGCCCGGGACATCGAGCTCCAGGTCCGACGTCATTCTGTTCGCGCGCGTGCAACACGGCGACCGTCGCGCGTTCCAGGAGTTGTTCCGGCGCCACCAGCGCGCCGTCTATTGGGCAGCATTCTCGGTGCTGCGTTCTCGGCCAGACTCCGAGGAGGCCCTCCAGGACGCGTTCCTGACCCTGTGGAACAAACGACTCGGTGTGGACCTTGTGGGGGAATCGGTGTTGCCCTGGCTAGTCACGACCGCCAGGTACGTCGCACTGAACCGGCGCCGCGCGGAGATACGCCGGCCACGGGACAGCCTCGACGACCGTGCCGAGCTGGCCGATCCCGCGCCCTCACCGGAGAGTGCGGCAATAGCGGACGAGGCTCGACGGCACATCCAGGAGATCATGGCTGCGCTACCGGAGGTAGACCGCCGGATCCTCGAGCTGTGCCTGCTGGACGACCTCAGTTACGGGCAGGCCGCCCACCGTCTGGGGATCACCCACGCCACCCTCCGCAACCGACTTTCCCGACTCAAAGTGCGTCTACGCGCTGAACTCACCCTGTTGAAAGGAGAACCGCACCATGCTGCCCAGTAA
- the thrS gene encoding threonine--tRNA ligase codes for MVDGFELFTDRSVVAMRVNGVLTDLAAQVTATDDVTPVTIDSPDGLSILRHSAAHVLAQAVQTVNPAARLGIGPPVTDGFYYDFDVAEPFTPEDIKSLEKAMDRIIRQGQRFVRRVVTDDEARAELAAEPYKLELIGLKGVSTSSTTETGDNESVEVGGAELTIYDNVDPKTGETVWKDLCRGPHLPNTRMIGNGYSLTRLAAAYWRGSEKNPQLQRIYGTAWPTKDELRAYQARLAEAAKRDHRKLGQELDLFSFPEEIGSGLAVFHPKGGIIRAEIENYMRERLLANGYDLVNTPHITKGHLFETSQHLNWYRDGMFPPMHLDEEVDAEGNVTRQGQDYYLKPMNCPMHNLIFKARGRSYRELPLRLAEFGTVYRYEKSGTLQGLTRVRGLTQDDAHIYVTQDQVRAEVASQLEFVFETLRGYGLTDFYLELSTRDPKKSVGTDEQWEAATDTLRQVGLDSGLELVADPGGAAFYGPKISVQARDAIGRTWQLSTVQLDFNQPELFGLEYTAPDGSRQQPVMIHRALLGSIERFFAILLEHYAGAFPVWLSPVQVIGIPVSEQYEDYLWEVLATLKTAGVRVELDSSSDRMQKKIRNATLQRIPFQLIVGEEDRANNAVSFRFRDGTQENGVPVDDAVRRIIASIRTRAQVLGDADFTEADASLAAVGATATELA; via the coding sequence GTGGTTGACGGTTTCGAGCTATTCACCGACCGATCCGTTGTCGCCATGCGCGTCAACGGTGTCCTCACGGACCTCGCCGCACAGGTGACCGCGACGGATGACGTCACCCCGGTCACCATCGATTCTCCCGACGGCCTGAGCATCCTGCGCCACTCCGCCGCTCACGTCCTCGCCCAGGCCGTGCAGACCGTCAACCCGGCGGCGCGCCTGGGCATCGGCCCGCCCGTCACCGACGGCTTCTACTACGACTTCGACGTGGCCGAGCCATTCACCCCCGAGGACATCAAGTCCCTCGAGAAGGCCATGGACCGCATCATCCGCCAGGGCCAGCGCTTCGTGCGCCGTGTCGTCACCGACGACGAGGCCCGCGCAGAGCTCGCCGCTGAGCCGTACAAGCTCGAGCTGATCGGTCTCAAGGGGGTCTCAACAAGCTCGACCACCGAGACCGGAGACAACGAGTCCGTCGAGGTGGGCGGCGCCGAGCTGACCATCTACGACAACGTCGACCCGAAGACCGGCGAAACAGTCTGGAAAGACCTCTGCCGCGGCCCGCACCTGCCGAACACCCGCATGATCGGCAACGGCTATTCGCTCACCCGGCTGGCCGCCGCCTACTGGCGCGGCTCGGAGAAGAACCCGCAGCTGCAGCGCATCTACGGCACCGCGTGGCCCACCAAGGACGAACTGCGCGCGTACCAGGCCCGCCTGGCCGAGGCTGCCAAGCGTGACCACCGCAAGCTGGGCCAGGAGCTGGACCTGTTCTCGTTCCCCGAGGAAATCGGCTCCGGGCTCGCTGTCTTCCACCCCAAGGGCGGCATCATCCGCGCCGAGATCGAGAACTACATGCGTGAGCGCCTGCTCGCCAACGGTTACGACCTCGTCAACACCCCGCACATCACCAAGGGGCACCTCTTCGAGACCAGCCAGCACCTCAACTGGTACCGCGACGGCATGTTCCCGCCCATGCACCTCGACGAAGAGGTCGACGCCGAGGGCAACGTCACCCGTCAGGGCCAGGACTACTACCTCAAGCCCATGAACTGCCCGATGCACAACCTGATCTTCAAGGCCCGGGGCCGAAGCTACCGCGAGCTCCCGTTGCGCCTGGCGGAATTCGGCACCGTCTACCGCTACGAGAAGAGCGGCACGCTGCAGGGCCTGACCCGCGTGCGGGGCCTCACCCAGGACGACGCGCACATCTATGTCACCCAGGACCAGGTCAGGGCCGAGGTCGCCAGCCAGCTCGAGTTCGTCTTCGAGACCCTCCGCGGCTACGGCCTCACCGACTTCTACCTGGAGCTGTCCACCCGCGACCCCAAGAAATCCGTCGGCACCGACGAGCAGTGGGAGGCCGCAACCGACACGCTGCGCCAGGTGGGACTGGACTCGGGTCTGGAACTGGTTGCCGACCCAGGCGGAGCGGCGTTCTACGGTCCGAAGATCTCGGTGCAGGCCCGCGACGCGATCGGCCGCACCTGGCAGCTGTCCACCGTTCAGCTCGACTTCAACCAGCCGGAGCTGTTCGGACTGGAGTACACGGCGCCCGACGGCTCCCGTCAGCAGCCCGTCATGATCCACCGTGCCCTGCTCGGATCCATCGAACGTTTCTTCGCCATCCTGCTCGAGCACTACGCGGGCGCGTTCCCGGTCTGGCTCTCGCCGGTGCAGGTCATCGGGATCCCTGTGTCCGAGCAGTACGAGGACTACCTCTGGGAGGTCCTGGCCACGCTCAAGACCGCCGGGGTGCGCGTCGAGCTCGACTCCTCGAGCGACCGGATGCAGAAGAAGATCCGCAACGCCACCCTGCAGCGGATCCCGTTCCAGCTCATCGTGGGTGAAGAGGATCGTGCCAACAACGCGGTCAGCTTCCGGTTCCGCGACGGGACCCAGGAAAATGGTGTGCCCGTCGACGACGCTGTCCGCCGGATCATCGCGTCTATCAGGACCCGTGCCCAGGTTCTCGGCGATGCCGACTTCACCGAGGCGGACGCCTCGCTCGCAGCGGTCGGCGCCACCGCCACGGAACTGGCCTGA
- a CDS encoding HIT family protein, with translation MTETSDAGPRDTPWDRLSGSPQDAAHGVQVENSGDFAAVPDAFQRLWTPHRMVYIQGGQQPHPDDCPFCIAPSMDDEKALIVARGTHAYVLLNLFPYNSGHLLVCPYRHVATYDEATPEEVAEIGSLTQTAMRVLKATSGCDGFNLGMNQGRIAGAGIAEHLHQHIVPRWALDSNFFPIIAGTKAIPQLLGDVRRSVAEGWPAGES, from the coding sequence ATGACGGAAACGTCTGATGCAGGCCCCCGGGACACTCCATGGGACCGGCTGTCCGGCAGCCCGCAGGATGCCGCCCACGGAGTCCAGGTGGAGAACTCCGGCGACTTCGCCGCGGTTCCGGATGCGTTCCAGCGCCTCTGGACGCCGCACCGGATGGTGTACATCCAGGGCGGGCAGCAGCCGCATCCCGATGACTGCCCGTTCTGCATCGCACCGTCCATGGACGACGAGAAGGCGCTCATCGTGGCGCGCGGCACGCACGCCTACGTGCTGCTGAACCTGTTCCCGTACAACAGCGGCCACTTGCTGGTATGCCCGTATCGGCATGTTGCGACGTATGACGAGGCCACGCCTGAAGAGGTCGCCGAAATCGGTAGCCTGACCCAGACGGCCATGCGGGTGCTCAAGGCCACCAGCGGCTGCGACGGGTTCAACCTCGGGATGAACCAGGGACGCATCGCCGGTGCCGGGATCGCGGAGCATCTGCACCAGCACATCGTGCCGCGGTGGGCGCTCGACTCGAACTTCTTCCCGATCATCGCCGGCACCAAGGCGATACCCCAGCTCCTGGGCGACGTGCGCCGCTCGGTCGCGGAGGGCTGGCCCGCCGGCGAGTCCTGA
- the pdxS gene encoding pyridoxal 5'-phosphate synthase lyase subunit PdxS — MTDTTTPEQFGSSRVKRGLAEMLKGGVIMDVVNADQARIAEDAGAVAVMALERVPADIRSQGGVARMSDPDLIDSIIAEVSIPVMAKARIGHFVEAQVLQALEVDYIDESEVLSPADYVNHIDKWNFTVPFVCGATNLGEALRRITEGAAMIRSKGEAGTGDVSEATKHIRTIKGEIARLSSLTKDELYVAAKELQAPYELVAEIASTGKLPVVLFTAGGVATPADAAMMMQLGADGVFVGSGIFKSGNPQERANAIVKAVAFYDDAKIIADVSRGLGEAMVGINVADLPAPHRLSERGW, encoded by the coding sequence ATGACTGACACCACAACTCCTGAGCAGTTCGGCTCGAGCCGCGTCAAGCGCGGACTCGCTGAGATGCTGAAGGGCGGCGTCATCATGGACGTCGTCAACGCCGATCAGGCCCGCATCGCCGAGGACGCCGGCGCCGTCGCCGTCATGGCGCTCGAGCGCGTTCCCGCCGATATCCGCTCGCAGGGTGGTGTCGCCCGCATGAGCGACCCCGACCTGATCGACAGCATCATCGCCGAGGTCTCCATCCCGGTGATGGCCAAGGCCCGCATCGGCCACTTCGTCGAAGCGCAGGTGCTGCAGGCCCTCGAGGTCGACTACATCGACGAGTCCGAAGTGCTCAGCCCGGCCGACTACGTCAACCACATCGACAAGTGGAACTTCACGGTTCCGTTCGTCTGCGGTGCGACGAACCTGGGTGAGGCGCTCCGCCGCATCACCGAGGGCGCCGCGATGATCCGCTCCAAGGGCGAGGCCGGCACCGGCGACGTGTCGGAGGCCACCAAGCACATCCGCACCATCAAGGGCGAGATCGCCCGGCTGTCCTCGCTCACCAAGGACGAGCTGTACGTGGCCGCCAAGGAGCTGCAGGCGCCGTACGAACTGGTCGCCGAGATCGCCTCGACCGGCAAGCTGCCCGTCGTGCTCTTCACCGCGGGCGGCGTGGCCACCCCGGCCGACGCGGCCATGATGATGCAGCTCGGCGCCGACGGCGTCTTCGTGGGTTCGGGCATCTTCAAGTCCGGCAACCCGCAGGAGCGCGCCAACGCGATCGTCAAGGCCGTCGCGTTCTACGACGACGCCAAGATCATCGCGGATGTCTCCCGCGGCCTCGGCGAAGCGATGGTCGGCATCAACGTGGCCGACCTCCCCGCACCGCACCGCCTCTCCGAGCGCGGCTGGTAA
- the pdxT gene encoding pyridoxal 5'-phosphate synthase glutaminase subunit PdxT has protein sequence MTVGVLALQGDFREHAAMLSSLGSEVLLVRRPEELAVVDGLVIPGGESSVMDKLTRLFGLSEPLRAAVGAGLPVYGTCAGLIMLADTVLDGISGQQSLGGLDISVRRNAFGSQTASFETDLDVPVLGGPPVHAVFIRAPVVESVGPNATALATVADGRCVAVEQGNLIGTSFHPEITGEHRFHEYFLQKVRSAGFRS, from the coding sequence ATGACCGTTGGAGTACTCGCCCTGCAGGGCGACTTTCGCGAGCATGCCGCGATGTTGAGTTCGCTCGGCAGCGAGGTGCTCCTCGTGCGCCGCCCGGAGGAGCTGGCCGTCGTCGACGGCCTGGTGATCCCGGGCGGCGAGTCCAGCGTGATGGACAAGCTGACCCGCCTGTTCGGCCTGTCCGAACCGCTGCGGGCGGCCGTGGGCGCAGGGCTGCCCGTGTACGGCACCTGCGCCGGGCTGATCATGCTGGCCGACACCGTCCTCGACGGCATCTCCGGGCAGCAGAGCCTGGGCGGGCTCGACATCAGCGTGCGCCGCAACGCCTTCGGCTCGCAGACCGCCTCGTTCGAGACCGATCTCGATGTACCCGTGCTCGGCGGCCCACCGGTGCACGCCGTGTTCATCCGTGCGCCCGTCGTGGAGAGCGTCGGACCGAACGCCACGGCCCTCGCCACGGTCGCCGACGGCCGCTGCGTCGCGGTGGAACAGGGCAACCTGATCGGCACGTCCTTCCACCCCGAGATCACCGGGGAGCACCGATTCCACGAGTACTTCCTTCAGAAGGTCCGGAGCGCCGGCTTCCGGTCGTGA
- a CDS encoding DUF1697 domain-containing protein: protein MTRYIALLRGINVGGINIRMAELAETVRSLGHTGVTTVLASGNVVFETSETDAAVKSGLERALSDRFGYEAWVVLVAWPRLTGTVAEYPFEDRDGWHSYVLFGSEPTSIDGLLAAAPELDPNDERVQRGTDVVYWQVRRAVGIKSPFSVLSGKARFKSTTTTRNLRTLRKILAVPVGALPDGAAPEPVVSKAGPNPAG, encoded by the coding sequence ATGACCCGTTACATCGCACTCCTGCGCGGCATCAACGTCGGCGGCATCAACATCCGCATGGCCGAGCTCGCCGAGACGGTGCGCAGCCTCGGCCACACCGGAGTGACGACGGTCCTCGCCAGCGGAAACGTGGTCTTTGAGACCTCTGAGACGGATGCCGCCGTCAAATCCGGCCTGGAACGCGCGCTCTCCGACCGGTTCGGCTACGAGGCTTGGGTGGTGCTCGTGGCCTGGCCCCGACTAACGGGCACCGTCGCGGAGTACCCATTCGAGGATCGCGATGGCTGGCATTCTTACGTGCTGTTCGGCTCCGAGCCGACCAGCATCGATGGTCTGCTCGCGGCCGCACCTGAGCTGGATCCGAACGACGAGAGGGTGCAACGGGGCACGGACGTCGTCTACTGGCAGGTGCGACGTGCGGTAGGTATCAAGAGTCCCTTCAGCGTTCTGTCGGGCAAGGCGCGTTTCAAGTCCACCACGACCACCCGCAACCTGCGGACGCTGAGGAAGATCCTGGCTGTACCTGTGGGCGCTCTACCTGACGGCGCTGCACCTGAACCCGTCGTGTCCAAAGCCGGTCCCAACCCCGCGGGCTAG
- a CDS encoding YebC/PmpR family DNA-binding transcriptional regulator — protein sequence MSGHSKWATTKHQKAVTDSRRAKAFAKLIKNIEVAARMGGADLSGNPTLVDAIQKAKKTSVPNDNIDRAVKRGAGLSGEVVDYTTIMYEGYAANGVAIMIECLTDNKNRAAAEVRTTVSRNGGNMADPGSVAYNFHRKGIVVVPKGNDVTEDDVLAAVLDAGAEEVVDDGEKFEVFSEAHDLVATRTALQTAGIDYDSADIAFVPQLKIEVDAETARKVFRLIDALEELDDVQNIYSNYDVTPEVQAELESESE from the coding sequence ATGTCCGGGCACTCCAAATGGGCGACAACCAAGCACCAGAAGGCCGTCACCGACTCGCGTCGGGCCAAGGCGTTCGCCAAGCTGATCAAGAACATCGAGGTCGCGGCCCGCATGGGCGGCGCCGACCTGTCGGGTAACCCCACTCTCGTCGACGCCATCCAGAAGGCCAAGAAGACCTCGGTCCCCAACGACAACATCGACCGCGCCGTCAAGCGCGGCGCCGGCCTCTCCGGCGAGGTCGTCGACTACACGACCATCATGTACGAGGGCTACGCCGCCAACGGCGTCGCGATCATGATCGAGTGCCTCACCGACAACAAGAACCGCGCGGCCGCCGAGGTGCGCACGACAGTCAGCCGCAACGGCGGCAACATGGCCGACCCGGGCAGCGTCGCCTACAACTTCCACCGGAAGGGCATCGTCGTCGTCCCCAAGGGCAACGATGTCACGGAAGACGATGTGCTCGCCGCCGTGCTCGATGCGGGAGCCGAGGAAGTCGTCGACGACGGCGAGAAGTTCGAGGTCTTCAGTGAAGCCCACGACCTCGTCGCCACCCGTACCGCGCTGCAGACCGCGGGCATCGACTACGACTCGGCCGACATCGCCTTCGTTCCGCAGCTCAAGATCGAGGTCGACGCCGAGACCGCCCGCAAGGTGTTCAGGCTCATCGACGCCCTCGAGGAGCTCGACGACGTGCAGAACATCTACAGCAACTACGACGTCACGCCCGAGGTGCAGGCCGAACTCGAATCCGAGAGCGAATAG